One Gossypium hirsutum isolate 1008001.06 chromosome A11, Gossypium_hirsutum_v2.1, whole genome shotgun sequence genomic window carries:
- the LOC107941760 gene encoding pectinesterase inhibitor 9 encodes MVFFFLFIFYYINLSTVESSMARARHFKHPDTKAFIEVSCQTTLYPALCIKCLARYANSNVRNEQQLAQVALTVSLYKARSTRLYMLKVAKELESIKSKECPALRDCLQQIDDSINQLSHSIRELRRFDLKAGMIDDLFWHIDNVDTWISAALTDASNCVDEFPGHRMSKMKATIKGKVMNVAQLTSNALALFHRYAARYRSATNKKP; translated from the coding sequence ATGGTGTTCTTCTTTCTCTTCATCTTCTATTACATTAACCTCAGCACGGTTGAATCATCCATGGCTCGAGCCAGACATTTTAAACATCCGGATACCAAGGCCTTCATTGAGGTCTCGTGTCAAACCACTCTATATCCGGCCCTATGCATTAAATGTCTGGCCCGCTACGCCAACTCCAACGTTCGGAACGAGCAGCAACTGGCTCAAGTTGCCTTGACAGTGAGCCTATACAAGGCTCGTTCAACAAGGTTGTACATGTTGAAGGTGGCAAAAGAGCTGGAGTCAATAAAATCGAAGGAGTGTCCAGCCCTGAGAGATTGCTTGCAACAAATAGATGATAGCATAAACCAGCTTAGCCACTCAATCAGAGAACTCCGCCGGTTTGATCTGAAAGCGGGGATGATCGATGACCTATTTTGGCACATAGATAATGTTGATACTTGGATTAGCGCTGCCCTAACCGATGCTAGCAATTGCGTGGATGAGTTCCCGGGGCATAGGATGAGTAAAATGAAGGCCACCATTAAAGGTAAAGTAATGAACGTTGCACAGCTAACAAGCAATGCACTGGCCTTATTTCACCGATATGCTGCTAGGTATCGATCTGCTACCAACAAGAAACCATAA
- the LOC107941757 gene encoding protein GRAVITROPIC IN THE LIGHT 1, producing MLPTGAKDTHIRDSSNQKVHPQPMEESMNQNPEAVEALISKLFTNISSLKSAYIQLQTAHTPYDPEKIQAADKLVISELKNISELKHFYREKNPKPVCVSPQDSRLAAEIQEQQSLLKTYEVMVKKFQSEIQNKDSEIRQLQQQIEDANQKRVKLEKNIKLRGLSMKESEGSGEENGFFPADLTPELFTSVVESAYKAIHDFSKPLINMMKAAGWDLDAAADSIEPNVVYAKRAHKKYAFESHICQRMFSGFQQESFSIKLDNVTVNKESFFQQYLALREMDPLDMLGQNPDSLFGKFSQSKYLMVVHPKMEASFFGNLDQRNYVTGGGHPRTPFYQAFLKLAKSIWLLHRLAYSFNPNVKVFQVKRGSEYSEVYMESVVKNLIMDESEEKPKVGLMVMPGFWIGGSVIQSRVYLSGMKVNE from the coding sequence ATGCTACCGACTGGGGCAAAAGATACTCATATCCGTGATAGCAGCAATCAAAAAGTCCACCCTCAACCTATGGAAGAGAGCATGAACCAGAACCCAGAAGCTGTGGAAGCTCTAATATCCAAATTATTTACGAACATCTCCTCCCTCAAGTCAGCTTATATTCAGCTACAAACTGCTCATACTCCCTATGACCCTGAAAAAATTCAAGCTGCTGATAAACTTGTAATATCTGAGCTGAAGAATATATCTGAACTGAAGCACTTCTATAGAGAAAAGAACCCCAAGCCAGTGTGCGTTTCTCCTCAAGATTCTCGTTTAGCTGCTGAGATCCAAGAACAACAGAGCCTGCTGAAAACCTATGAGGTCATGGTTAAGAAATTTCAGTCTGAAATTCAGAACAAGGATTCTGAGATTCGACAGTTGCAGCAGCAAATTGAAGATGCAAACCAGAAGAGAGTGAAACTGGAAAAGAATATAAAGCTTAGGGGCTTGTCTATGAAGGAATCTGAAGGCTCAGGAGAAGAAAATGGATTCTTTCCTGCGGATTTGACCCCTGAGCTCTTCACATCAGTTGTTGAATCTGCTTACAAAGCTATTCATGATTTTTCTAAACCATTAATCAACATGATGAAAGCTGCTGGTTGGGACCTTGATGCTGCCGCTGACTCAATTGAGCCCAATGTGGTTTATGCCAAGAGAGCTCACAAGAAATATGCATTTGAGTCCCACATTTGCCAGAGGATGTTCAGTGGGTTTCAACAGGAGAGCTTCTCCATTAAATTGGATAATGTTACAGTCAATAAAGAGAGCTTCTTCCAGCAATATCTGGCTCTGAGGGAGATGGATCCATTGGACATGTTGGGCCAGAATCCTGATTCCTTATTCGGGAAATTTTCCCAGAGCAAGTACCTGATGGTTGTTCATCCAAAGATGGAAGCTTCGTTCTTTGGAAATTTAGACCAGCGTAATTATGTAACAGGAGGTGGGCATCCTAGGACTCCATTTTACCAAGCCTTTCTAAAATTGGCTAAATCTATTTGGCTTTTGCATCGGCTGGCTTACTCATTCAACCCTAACGTGAAAGTCTTTCAAGTTAAAAGGGGAAGTGAATATTCAGAGGTTTATATGGAAAGTGTAGTGAAGAATTTGATAATGGATGAAAGCGAGGAGAAGCCTAAGGTTGGGCTCATGGTCATGCCTGGCTTTTGGATTGGTGGCAGTGTCATCCAGAGCCGAGTTTATCTTTCCGGAATGAAGGTTAACGAGTAA